In a genomic window of Quercus lobata isolate SW786 chromosome 4, ValleyOak3.0 Primary Assembly, whole genome shotgun sequence:
- the LOC115987299 gene encoding peroxisomal 2,4-dienoyl-CoA reductase-like, protein MESPFKAEVLKGKVALITGGGSGIGFEISTQFGKHGASIAIMGRRKEVLDLAVSALHSQGIQAVGFEGDVRKQEDAKRVVESTFKHFGRLDILVNAAAGNFLVSAEDLSPNGFRTVMDIDSVGTFTMCHEALKYLKKGGPGRSSSGGGTILNISATLHYTASWYQIHVSAAKAAVDATTRNLALEWGTDYDIRVNGIAPGPISDTPGMSKLAPDEINSRSKDYMPLYKLGEKWDIAMSALYLASDAGKFINGTILIVDGGLWLSRPRHLPKEEVKQLSRAVEKRSRDKPIGVPTSKL, encoded by the exons atggagtcACCGTTCAAGGCAGAGGTATTGAAAGGGAAGGTGGCTCTGATAACAGGAGGTGGTTCTGGAATTGGGTTCGAGATTTCCACTCAGTTTGGTAAACATGGAGCTTCTATTGCTATCATGGGTCGACGCAAGGAAGTCCTCGATTTAGCTGTCTCAGCTCTTCATTCTCAAGGAATTCAG GCTGTTGGCTTTGAGGGGGATGTTCGGAAGCAGGAAGATGCAAAAAGAGTTGTAGAATCAACTTTCAAGCATTTTGGCAGGCTTGATATTCTTGTCAATGCTGCAGCTGGAAATTTTCTTGTGTCAGCAGAGGATTTGTCTCCTAATGGATTTCGAACAG TTATGGATATTGATTCTGTTGGTACCTTTACAATGTGCCACGAAGCACTTAAGTATCTTAAGAAAGGTGGACCAGGAAGGAGCTCATCTGGTGGTGGAACAATTTTGAACATTAGTGCTACTCTGCATTACACAGCTTCTTGGTATCAAATCCATGTATCTGCAGCCAAG gCAGCTGTTGATGCCACTACAAGAAACTTGGCCCTGGAGTGGGGGACTGACTATGATATTAGAGTCAATGGGATTGCACCGGGCCCCATTAGTGATACTCCTGGAATGAGTAAACTTGCACCGGACGAGATCAATAGCAGATCTAAAGACTACATGCCTTTGTATAAACTAGGAGAGAAATGGGATATTGCTATGTCTGCTCTCTACCTTGCTTCAGATGCAG gTAAATTTATCAATGGAACCATTCTTATTGTTGATGGAGGACTCTGGCTGAGCCGGCCTCGCCATCTACCAAAGGAGGAAGTTAAGCAGCTTTCACGAGCAGTTGAAAAGAGGTCTAGAGATAAACCAATTGGAGTTCCAACTAGCAAGCTGTAA